TGTTCTTCCATAGCATTCAACTTAGCGTCATCTTTCACGATTTGTTGAGCTTTCTCTGTATCCAACGTATGAAGTGCTGTCACAGCACCTTCTAAAGCATGAATCACATGCTGCCCCATGCTTTGTAACAATAAGCGCAACTCTCCTAAATTATGATCTAGCTCTTTTCTCTGAATCATGCAGGTTATAATCCCCTTTCTCGTCATAACTGTCTCTTCTATATATACTATTCTATTCTTCAAATCAGTACTTCATCTTATCCAAAACGACCTGAAATATAATCTTCCGTACGCGAGTCTTGAGGATTCGTGAATAGAACCTTCGTATCATTAGACTCCACCACTTCACCATTAAGGAAAAATACAGTTCGTCCCGAGACACGTGCAGCTTGGTGCATATTATGTGTAACCATTACGATGGTATAATCCTCTTTCAGTTCTTGAACCAACTCTTCTATTTTAAGTGTAGAAATAGGATCAAGTGCAGAAGTGGCTTCATCCATGAGTAGTATATCAGGTTGCACAGCTAAGGCACGAGCAATACACAGTCGCTGTTGTTGTCCCCCAGAAAGACTTAACGCGGATCGTTTCAAATAATCTTTGACCTCATCCCATAGAACCGCTTGACGTAAACTTTGTTCTACCAGCTGATCGAGTTCCGCTTTTTGCCGAATGCCATGCAGTCTCGGACCGTATGCAACATTATCATATATTGATTTAGGAAAAGGATTCGGCTGTTGAAAAACCATGCCCACTTGCTTACGCAGAGCTTCCACATGAACATCATCCCCATATATTTCTTTGCCACCGATCTTCACAGAACCTACAATTTGCGTTCCGTTAATCATATCGTTCATACGGTTCAACGTACGTAGCAAAGTGGATTTCCCGCAGCCAGAGGGGCCGATAAATGACGTTATCGTTTTTTCCGGAATATCAAGATCTATATCCTTCAAAGCGTGGTAATCTTCATAGAATAGATTTAATTGCTTAATATGGATGATAGGTTCCATTTGCAGTTCGTGTCTCCTTATTTTTTACGTTATATTTATATATTTTAAAGCTTATATGTAAATGCTGTGCCCCTGAATTGTAAACTCTGTGTAAAATATAGTGTACCTACTTCTCCTTATAATCATTTCCTAACTCCATTCGTACATTCGCAGCTTGCCTCGCAGTTGCTTCAGCTAATTGATGAACCACTTCCCCGGCATGCTCGACGGATATAGCCACCTGCTC
The nucleotide sequence above comes from Paenibacillus sp. IHBB 10380. Encoded proteins:
- the pstB gene encoding phosphate ABC transporter ATP-binding protein PstB, whose amino-acid sequence is MEPIIHIKQLNLFYEDYHALKDIDLDIPEKTITSFIGPSGCGKSTLLRTLNRMNDMINGTQIVGSVKIGGKEIYGDDVHVEALRKQVGMVFQQPNPFPKSIYDNVAYGPRLHGIRQKAELDQLVEQSLRQAVLWDEVKDYLKRSALSLSGGQQQRLCIARALAVQPDILLMDEATSALDPISTLKIEELVQELKEDYTIVMVTHNMHQAARVSGRTVFFLNGEVVESNDTKVLFTNPQDSRTEDYISGRFG